In Leptotrichia sp. OH3620_COT-345, the following proteins share a genomic window:
- a CDS encoding DJ-1 family glyoxalase III, with amino-acid sequence MDNKNIKVLLFFVEGFEELEAMAPVDLLRRAGIEVDTVSITQDKHVISSRKITVLADKIIDDVDFEEYKMLVLPGGPGTDNYMKSKKLLEKVKEFSERKKVAAICAAPTILSRLGILKGKKAICFPSCEEEIVEKGAVLTKENVVTDGNIITSRGAGTAIDFALEIIRELEGKEKSQKIAKQIVYK; translated from the coding sequence ATGGATAATAAAAATATAAAAGTATTGCTATTTTTTGTAGAAGGCTTTGAAGAACTTGAAGCAATGGCTCCTGTTGATTTACTTAGAAGAGCCGGAATAGAAGTGGATACAGTTTCAATCACTCAGGACAAACATGTAATAAGTTCAAGAAAAATAACTGTTCTTGCTGATAAAATAATAGACGATGTAGACTTTGAAGAATACAAAATGTTAGTTTTACCTGGAGGACCGGGAACAGATAATTATATGAAATCAAAAAAACTACTTGAAAAAGTAAAAGAATTTTCTGAAAGAAAAAAAGTGGCTGCAATTTGTGCAGCACCGACAATTCTATCAAGATTGGGAATATTGAAAGGGAAAAAAGCGATATGTTTTCCGTCATGTGAGGAAGAAATAGTAGAAAAAGGAGCTGTTCTGACAAAAGAAAATGTAGTAACGGACGGGAATATAATTACAAGTAGGGGAGCCGGAACAGCGATTGATTTTGCTCTTGAAATAATAAGAGAACTGGAAGGAAAAGAAAAATCTCAAAAAATAGCAAAACAGATTGTATACAAATAA